Proteins encoded in a region of the Campylobacter showae CSUNSWCD genome:
- a CDS encoding restriction endonuclease, protein MAQFLNERKKASRKEIAEFLSRETGASQSKADALLSVIANSPKIQALPQEKRIVLKTSRGIYEISKAGEKLLKSKNARQNFEDWVDGVYGKTATQNLPAPKTKKYLKTVTALVVHEIKDKMIGEAIKKPIEAIKTLALKLMKKHKYLGKFYAFRHVFLALLAAKIAFDVVKFFKNRKLEKLLASKQLSALT, encoded by the coding sequence TTGGCGCAGTTTTTAAACGAGAGAAAAAAGGCAAGTCGTAAGGAGATAGCGGAGTTTTTATCGCGCGAAACTGGTGCAAGCCAGAGTAAAGCGGACGCGCTTTTAAGCGTCATAGCAAATAGCCCCAAAATTCAAGCTTTACCGCAAGAAAAAAGGATCGTTTTAAAGACCTCGCGAGGGATTTACGAGATAAGCAAAGCCGGCGAAAAACTCCTAAAAAGCAAAAACGCGCGGCAAAATTTTGAGGATTGGGTTGACGGCGTTTACGGCAAAACTGCGACGCAAAATTTACCCGCCCCCAAAACGAAAAAATACCTAAAAACCGTTACCGCTCTCGTTGTCCACGAGATAAAGGACAAAATGATCGGCGAAGCAATCAAAAAACCGATAGAAGCGATAAAAACACTCGCGCTAAAGCTCATGAAAAAGCATAAATATCTAGGCAAATTTTATGCTTTTAGACACGTTTTTTTGGCGCTTCTGGCTGCCAAGATCGCGTTTGACGTCGTCAAATTCTTTAAAAATCGCAAACTAGAAAAACTGCTTGCAAGCAAACAGTTAAGCGCGTTGACGTAA